From a single Pseudomonas serboccidentalis genomic region:
- a CDS encoding histone-like nucleoid-structuring protein, MvaT/MvaU family: protein MSRLAEFRAAEKALQEQLKQLESLKNDAGLKKEIEFEEKLQGLMKTYGKGLKDIIAILDPNPGKSGLQVSAAPKTRRARVVKVYHNPHTGELIETKGGNHRGLKAWKEQYGAATVDSWLRG from the coding sequence TTGTCCAGACTCGCTGAATTTCGTGCAGCTGAAAAGGCCCTTCAGGAACAGCTCAAGCAGTTGGAATCGCTGAAGAACGATGCCGGGCTCAAGAAAGAAATCGAATTCGAAGAAAAGCTCCAGGGGCTGATGAAAACCTACGGCAAAGGCCTGAAAGACATCATCGCCATCCTCGATCCGAACCCGGGCAAATCCGGTTTGCAAGTGTCTGCCGCACCGAAAACCCGCCGCGCTCGCGTGGTCAAGGTTTATCACAACCCGCACACCGGTGAACTGATCGAAACCAAGGGCGGCAACCACCGCGGCCTGAAAGCCTGGAAGGAACAGTACGGTGCCGCCACCGTTGATTCCTGGTTGCGCGGTTAA
- a CDS encoding EAL domain-containing protein, giving the protein MPLTARPRRKRSVRIIVTLLCGLLPVLLGTGILYMQAERTLQQSTQHTAEEALRQFELMLDNTAQAASDLLPLAGQPCDSVKLALREQVTRRPFVRSTNLVWDDNLYCSSLFGEFKETVNPGDYAQGKLWLMNGNPVTPNTALVVYRLSDGRGGVLTTLDGYHLSNVLRLIGRDTLLLLQVADNWLSADGKVHQGALPALPVAQSMLASSRYAFSVSAGFPQGETWRYMANEYPPLFSLLIFFGVVSGAIGHVLQRRSTSPSHEMLRALEAGEFIPYFQPVVHGDSKKWSGAEVLMRWNHPKEGLVRPDLFIPFAEHSGLIVPMTRSLMQQTAALLGPLSSGFDKPFHIGVNITASHCQDLQLVDDCREFLAAFAPASINLVLELTERELIEPTDITHQLFEQLHTLGVMIAIDDFGTGHSSLGYLRTFNVDFLKIDQSFVAMIGIDALSRHILDTIIELSAKLDLGIVAEGVETQAQADYLTAHHVNFLQGYLFGKPMPGTDFIDALSHH; this is encoded by the coding sequence ATGCCCTTGACCGCCAGACCCCGCCGCAAACGTAGCGTGCGCATCATTGTGACTTTGCTTTGCGGTTTACTGCCCGTGCTGCTGGGCACAGGGATTCTGTACATGCAGGCCGAGCGCACCTTGCAGCAAAGCACGCAACACACTGCCGAAGAAGCGTTGCGCCAGTTCGAACTGATGCTCGACAACACCGCCCAGGCGGCCAGCGATTTATTGCCACTGGCCGGCCAGCCCTGCGACAGCGTGAAACTGGCGCTGCGTGAACAAGTGACCCGTCGGCCCTTCGTGCGCTCGACCAATCTGGTGTGGGACGACAACCTCTACTGCAGCTCGCTGTTCGGTGAGTTCAAGGAAACCGTCAACCCGGGCGATTACGCCCAGGGCAAACTGTGGTTGATGAACGGCAACCCCGTCACCCCCAACACCGCGCTGGTGGTGTATCGGCTCAGCGACGGTCGCGGCGGCGTACTGACTACGCTCGATGGCTATCACCTGAGCAACGTGCTGCGCCTGATCGGCCGGGATACGCTGCTGTTACTGCAAGTCGCAGATAACTGGCTGTCCGCCGACGGCAAGGTACATCAGGGAGCCCTGCCGGCGTTGCCGGTGGCGCAGAGCATGCTGGCGTCTTCGCGCTATGCCTTCAGTGTCAGCGCCGGTTTCCCGCAAGGCGAAACCTGGCGCTACATGGCCAACGAGTACCCGCCATTGTTCAGCCTGCTGATATTTTTCGGCGTGGTGTCGGGCGCTATCGGCCATGTCCTGCAACGGCGCTCCACCTCGCCCAGCCACGAAATGCTCCGCGCACTGGAGGCTGGCGAGTTCATTCCCTACTTCCAGCCGGTGGTGCACGGCGACAGCAAGAAATGGTCCGGCGCCGAAGTGCTGATGCGCTGGAACCACCCCAAGGAAGGCCTGGTGCGCCCGGATCTGTTCATTCCGTTTGCCGAGCATTCGGGCCTGATCGTGCCCATGACCCGTTCCCTGATGCAGCAGACTGCCGCCCTGCTCGGCCCGCTGTCTTCAGGCTTCGACAAACCGTTCCACATCGGCGTCAACATCACCGCCAGCCATTGTCAGGACCTGCAACTGGTCGACGACTGCCGCGAGTTTCTTGCGGCGTTTGCCCCCGCCAGCATCAACCTCGTGCTGGAGTTGACCGAGCGCGAGCTGATCGAGCCGACCGACATCACTCATCAACTGTTCGAGCAGCTGCATACGCTGGGCGTGATGATCGCCATCGACGACTTCGGTACCGGGCACTCGAGCCTGGGTTACCTGCGAACATTCAACGTCGACTTTCTCAAGATCGATCAAAGCTTCGTGGCGATGATCGGAATCGATGCACTGTCGCGGCATATTCTCGACACGATTATCGAACTGTCGGCCAAGCTCGATCTGGGTATTGTTGCCGAAGGTGTAGAAACGCAGGCACAAGCGGACTATCTGACCGCGCACCACGTCAACTTCCTGCAGGGCTATCTGTTCGGAAAACCCATGCCCGGCACCGACTTCATCGATGCATTAAGTCATCATTAA
- a CDS encoding LysR family transcriptional regulator, whose amino-acid sequence MTLTQLEIFSLVAELRGFTLAAHRLGVSQSAVSHAMKSLEQELGVELLRRHPSQIELTDIGEQLLQRARAMLGLANTLRQEAADARGMKSGTLRIGSFGPTSSIKLLPKILQRYRQAHPGIEVHIDEGPDRQIVQWLEERRIDIGFVVLPEERFDTFALTADQMVALLPLNHPLAASPALSLKDLCVDPFVLTEAGSSELVSRLFNAARLQPNIRYRCSQLLSTLDVVGRGDAITVVAEGSLPDAASPRYLKKPLVPAVQRQIGLAVLDQRQASPATLAFIELATRIYQP is encoded by the coding sequence ATGACCCTCACCCAACTGGAGATCTTCTCGCTGGTCGCCGAACTGCGCGGTTTCACCCTCGCCGCCCATCGTCTGGGAGTTTCGCAGTCGGCGGTGTCGCATGCGATGAAGTCGCTGGAGCAGGAGCTGGGGGTCGAACTGTTACGCCGGCATCCGTCGCAAATCGAACTCACCGACATCGGCGAGCAATTGCTGCAGCGCGCGCGGGCCATGCTCGGTCTGGCCAACACCTTGCGCCAGGAGGCGGCCGATGCGCGCGGCATGAAAAGCGGCACATTGCGCATTGGCTCGTTCGGCCCGACCTCATCGATCAAGTTGCTGCCGAAAATTCTGCAGCGCTATCGCCAGGCGCATCCGGGCATCGAAGTGCATATTGACGAGGGGCCGGATCGGCAGATCGTCCAGTGGCTGGAAGAGCGGCGGATCGACATCGGTTTTGTGGTGTTGCCCGAGGAACGCTTTGACACCTTTGCCCTGACTGCAGACCAGATGGTTGCCCTGCTCCCGCTCAATCATCCATTGGCCGCGTCCCCGGCGCTGAGCCTCAAGGACCTGTGCGTCGATCCGTTTGTGCTGACCGAGGCTGGCTCATCGGAACTGGTTTCGCGCTTGTTCAATGCCGCGCGCCTGCAACCGAACATCCGCTACCGCTGCTCACAATTGCTCAGTACGCTGGACGTCGTCGGCCGAGGCGACGCAATCACTGTCGTCGCCGAAGGCTCGTTACCGGACGCTGCGTCACCGCGTTACCTGAAGAAGCCGCTGGTGCCTGCGGTGCAGCGGCAGATCGGCCTCGCGGTCCTCGATCAGCGCCAGGCGTCTCCTGCCACGCTGGCTTTTATCGAACTGGCGACGCGGATCTACCAACCGTGA
- a CDS encoding DMT family transporter, with protein sequence MRNVEQAHTTASDRPVYLTLAAVTMIWGGTFVAGRFLAGSLSPMFAASLRFLLASAALLGFLWIARIPLARPTPRQWLQLTLLGFFGIFFYNLCFFYGLHYINASRASLIVALNPAVIGLGSWLLFKERLGRVKVVGIVLCIIGATLVIVSRNPQLLAATPNAWIGDLLILGCVLGWGVYSLCSRGLNQSLGPLQTVTFSVLIGTVMLWLLAVLRGEVSAAALINLGTPQWLSLIYLGVLGSALAYIGYYDGIRKIGATRSGVFIALNPLTAVLLGALLLGEQLTLTLCLGGGLVLAGIYLCNKPLARAPKRRIL encoded by the coding sequence ATGCGCAACGTTGAGCAAGCCCACACAACAGCCTCCGACCGCCCGGTTTATCTGACCCTCGCAGCCGTGACCATGATCTGGGGCGGAACCTTTGTCGCCGGACGTTTTCTGGCGGGCAGCCTCAGCCCAATGTTCGCCGCCAGCCTGCGCTTCCTGCTTGCCAGTGCGGCGCTGCTGGGGTTTCTGTGGATCGCGCGAATCCCGCTGGCACGGCCCACGCCCCGGCAATGGCTGCAATTGACGCTGCTGGGGTTCTTCGGGATTTTCTTCTACAACCTGTGCTTCTTTTATGGCCTGCACTACATCAACGCTTCGCGCGCTTCGTTGATTGTTGCGTTGAATCCGGCGGTGATCGGTCTGGGCTCATGGTTGTTGTTCAAGGAACGTCTGGGGCGAGTGAAAGTCGTCGGCATCGTGCTCTGCATCATCGGCGCCACTCTGGTGATCGTCAGCCGTAACCCGCAATTGCTCGCTGCGACACCGAATGCGTGGATCGGCGATCTGTTGATTCTTGGCTGCGTATTGGGCTGGGGTGTTTATTCGCTGTGTTCCCGGGGTTTGAACCAGTCCCTCGGCCCGCTGCAGACCGTGACGTTTTCCGTGTTGATCGGCACGGTGATGCTTTGGCTGCTGGCGGTGCTGCGCGGCGAGGTGAGCGCGGCCGCCTTGATCAACCTCGGCACGCCACAATGGCTGAGCCTGATCTACCTCGGCGTACTCGGCTCGGCGCTGGCGTACATCGGCTATTACGACGGCATCCGCAAAATCGGCGCGACCCGTTCCGGTGTGTTCATTGCCCTGAATCCATTAACGGCGGTGCTGCTCGGCGCGCTGTTGCTCGGCGAACAACTGACGTTGACCCTGTGCCTGGGCGGCGGGTTGGTGCTGGCGGGGATTTACCTGTGCAACAAACCCCTTGCACGGGCGCCAAAAAGGCGGATTTTATAG
- the hppD gene encoding 4-hydroxyphenylpyruvate dioxygenase produces MTDLYENPMGLMGFEFIEFASPTPGTLEPIFEIMGFTKVATHRSKNVHLYRQGAINLILNNEPHSVASYFAAEHGPSVCGMAFRVKDSQKAYNRALELGAQPIHIETGPMELNLPAIKGIGGAPLYLIDRFGEGSSIYDIDFVFIEGVDRNPVGAGLKIIDHLTHNVYRGRMAYWANFYEKLFNFREIRYFDIKGEYTGLTSKAMTAPDGMIRIPLNEESSKGAGQIEEFLMQFNGEGIQHVAFLTDDLIKTWDQLKKIGMRFMTAPPDTYYEMLEGRLPNHGEPVDQLQSRGILLDGSSNPDDKRLLLQIFSETLMGPVFFEFIQRKGDDGFGEGNFKALFESIERDQVRRGVLATE; encoded by the coding sequence ATGACCGATTTATACGAAAACCCAATGGGCCTGATGGGCTTTGAGTTCATCGAGTTCGCATCGCCGACTCCTGGCACCCTGGAGCCGATCTTCGAGATCATGGGCTTCACCAAAGTCGCGACCCACCGTTCCAAGAACGTGCACCTGTACCGTCAGGGCGCGATCAACCTGATCCTCAACAACGAACCGCACAGTGTGGCCTCGTACTTCGCCGCCGAGCATGGCCCGTCGGTGTGCGGCATGGCGTTCCGCGTCAAGGATTCACAGAAAGCCTACAACCGTGCCCTGGAACTTGGCGCTCAGCCCATCCACATCGAAACCGGTCCGATGGAGCTGAACCTGCCAGCGATCAAAGGCATTGGCGGCGCACCGCTGTACCTGATCGATCGTTTCGGCGAAGGCAGCTCGATCTATGACATCGACTTCGTGTTCATCGAAGGCGTTGACCGCAATCCGGTCGGTGCGGGCCTGAAGATCATCGATCACCTGACCCACAACGTGTACCGCGGCCGCATGGCCTACTGGGCCAACTTCTACGAGAAACTGTTCAACTTCCGCGAGATCCGCTACTTCGACATCAAGGGCGAGTACACCGGCCTGACCTCGAAAGCGATGACCGCGCCGGACGGCATGATCCGCATCCCGCTGAACGAAGAGTCGTCCAAGGGCGCCGGGCAGATCGAAGAGTTTCTGATGCAGTTCAACGGCGAGGGCATCCAGCATGTAGCGTTCCTCACTGATGACCTGATCAAGACCTGGGATCAGTTGAAGAAGATCGGCATGCGTTTCATGACCGCGCCGCCGGACACCTACTACGAAATGCTCGAAGGCCGTCTGCCGAACCACGGCGAGCCGGTGGATCAACTGCAATCGCGCGGTATCCTGCTCGACGGTTCTTCGAACCCGGACGACAAGCGCCTGCTGCTGCAGATCTTCTCGGAAACCCTGATGGGCCCGGTGTTCTTCGAATTCATCCAGCGCAAAGGCGACGATGGTTTCGGCGAGGGCAACTTCAAGGCACTGTTCGAATCGATCGAGCGTGACCAGGTGCGTCGTGGTGTGCTCGCGACGGAGTAA
- the rarD gene encoding EamA family transporter RarD translates to MSKGIALSVSASVLFAVMYYYTSLLTPLSGVEIFGWRMLLTVPCMTVFMLVSGEWRRVLELLRRVAAYPKLIGGLIVSAALLGVQLWLFMWAPLNGYSLDVSLGYFLLPLAMVLTGRIVYGDSLSYLQKIAVFFAILGVANELYRVGGFSWATLVVVVGYPLYFVLRKRLKTDHLGGLWVDMTLMLPVAYWFVQGGEQGFGVFDQYPGLLWLIPLLGLISASALVVYIIASRLLPFSLFGLLSYVEPVLLLGVALLLGESIKAGEWLTYIPIWLAVVVLVFEGFKHLMRQRRA, encoded by the coding sequence TTGTCTAAAGGTATCGCTTTATCGGTTTCAGCCTCGGTGCTGTTTGCCGTCATGTATTACTACACCTCGCTGCTCACCCCGTTGAGTGGCGTGGAAATCTTTGGCTGGCGGATGCTGCTGACCGTGCCGTGCATGACCGTGTTCATGCTGGTGTCCGGTGAATGGCGGCGGGTGCTGGAATTGCTGCGGCGAGTGGCGGCCTATCCGAAGCTGATCGGCGGCCTGATCGTTTCCGCAGCGTTGCTCGGCGTGCAGCTGTGGCTGTTCATGTGGGCACCGCTCAATGGCTACAGCCTCGATGTGTCGCTGGGCTATTTCCTCTTGCCGCTGGCGATGGTTCTGACCGGGCGCATCGTTTACGGCGACAGCCTGTCGTACCTGCAAAAAATCGCGGTGTTCTTTGCCATTCTCGGCGTAGCCAACGAGCTGTATCGGGTTGGCGGGTTTTCCTGGGCGACCCTGGTGGTCGTGGTCGGTTACCCGCTGTACTTCGTGCTGCGCAAACGCTTGAAGACCGACCACCTCGGCGGTTTGTGGGTCGACATGACACTGATGCTGCCGGTGGCGTACTGGTTCGTGCAGGGTGGCGAGCAAGGCTTTGGCGTGTTCGACCAGTACCCGGGCCTGCTGTGGCTGATTCCGCTGCTCGGTCTGATCAGCGCGTCGGCGCTGGTGGTGTACATCATCGCCAGTCGCTTGCTGCCGTTCAGCCTGTTCGGCCTGCTCAGCTACGTCGAACCGGTGTTGCTGCTCGGTGTCGCTCTGCTGCTCGGTGAGAGCATCAAGGCCGGTGAGTGGCTGACCTACATTCCGATCTGGCTCGCCGTTGTGGTGCTGGTCTTCGAAGGCTTCAAGCACCTGATGCGCCAACGCAGAGCCTAA
- a CDS encoding aldo/keto reductase, whose amino-acid sequence MSYRTLGHSGLQVSTLTLGTMMFGEQTSAEDSLRIIDKAWDQGINFIDTADVYTNGRSEEIVGEAIARNRHEWVLATKVGFGPEDGVPNRSGLSRKHIFNGLEASLTRLGTDYLDIYYLHREDHNTPLEVTVSAIGDLIRQGKIRCWGLSNYRGWRIAEVIRIADSLGVDRPVISQPLYNIVNRQAETEQITAAQTYGLGVVPYSPLARGVLSGKYAPDVTPDANSRAGRQDKRILETEWRVESLRIAQQIQQYTQDRGVGIVEFAIAWVLNNSAVTSAIVGPRTEQQWDAYTKAQAVKITAQDEAFIDSLVTPGHASTPGFNDMRHFVSGRKPRQA is encoded by the coding sequence ATGAGCTATCGCACACTGGGGCACTCGGGGTTGCAGGTGTCCACCCTCACCCTCGGCACGATGATGTTTGGCGAGCAGACCAGCGCTGAAGACTCGCTGCGCATCATCGACAAGGCCTGGGATCAAGGCATCAATTTCATCGACACCGCCGACGTCTACACCAACGGCCGCTCGGAAGAGATTGTCGGCGAGGCCATCGCCCGCAACCGGCATGAGTGGGTGCTGGCGACCAAGGTCGGTTTCGGCCCGGAGGACGGCGTGCCGAACCGCAGCGGCTTGAGTCGCAAACACATCTTCAACGGTCTGGAGGCCAGCCTGACACGCCTCGGCACCGACTACCTCGACATCTATTACCTGCACCGCGAAGACCACAACACGCCGCTGGAAGTCACCGTGTCGGCGATTGGCGACCTGATTCGTCAGGGCAAGATCCGTTGCTGGGGTCTGTCGAACTATCGCGGCTGGCGAATTGCCGAGGTGATTCGCATCGCTGACAGCCTCGGGGTCGACCGCCCCGTCATCAGCCAACCGCTGTACAACATCGTCAACCGCCAGGCCGAGACCGAGCAGATCACCGCCGCGCAAACCTATGGCCTCGGCGTGGTGCCTTACAGCCCGCTGGCCCGTGGCGTGCTCAGCGGCAAATACGCGCCGGACGTCACCCCGGACGCCAACAGCCGCGCCGGGCGTCAGGACAAACGCATTCTGGAAACCGAATGGCGGGTGGAGTCGCTGCGCATTGCCCAGCAGATCCAGCAATACACCCAAGATCGTGGGGTGGGCATCGTCGAGTTCGCGATTGCCTGGGTGCTGAACAACAGTGCGGTGACCTCGGCGATCGTCGGGCCGCGCACCGAACAACAGTGGGACGCGTACACCAAGGCGCAGGCGGTGAAGATCACGGCGCAGGATGAGGCATTCATCGATTCGCTGGTGACGCCGGGGCACGCGTCGACACCGGGGTTCAATGATATGAGGCATTTTGTGTCGGGCCGTAAACCGCGTCAGGCCTAA
- a CDS encoding LysR family transcriptional regulator, with protein sequence MSSILDLEIFVRVADSGSISAAARALELTPAAASIALKRLETRLGIRLLARSTRSMRLTEEGRRYLDSVRIALGALAEGEQALKQHGEGLSGVLQLAAPSDFGRNVLLPWLDDFKREHPNIQLQLLLNDRHADLFRETVDVALRFGVPGDSTLVALPILPAHRRVACASPDYLARHGTPQHPGELGEHSALLYLRNGRPYNTWRFSREDETLEVEVHGDYLSDDGEVARRWALAGHGIAYKAWLDVAEDVRAGRLLTLFDDWHGESVPFNLLCPHRVQVSERVRVLQAFLQARCALLSR encoded by the coding sequence ATGAGCTCGATTCTCGATCTGGAGATCTTCGTCCGCGTCGCCGATTCCGGCAGCATCTCTGCCGCTGCCCGCGCTTTGGAACTGACGCCAGCCGCCGCCAGCATTGCGCTAAAGAGACTGGAAACCCGCCTCGGCATCCGCCTGCTCGCGCGCTCCACCCGCAGCATGCGCCTGACCGAAGAAGGTCGGCGTTATCTCGACAGCGTACGCATCGCCCTGGGCGCACTGGCCGAAGGTGAACAGGCGCTCAAGCAACACGGCGAAGGCCTCAGCGGTGTGCTGCAACTGGCGGCGCCGTCGGACTTCGGGCGCAACGTGTTGTTGCCGTGGCTGGACGACTTCAAGCGCGAACATCCGAATATCCAGCTGCAATTGCTGCTCAACGATCGCCACGCCGACCTGTTCCGCGAAACCGTGGACGTGGCCCTGCGCTTCGGCGTGCCCGGCGATTCGACGCTGGTGGCATTGCCGATTCTGCCGGCGCATCGGCGCGTCGCTTGCGCCAGTCCCGACTATCTGGCCCGGCATGGCACACCGCAACACCCCGGCGAATTGGGCGAGCACAGCGCCCTGCTCTATCTGCGCAATGGTCGGCCTTACAACACCTGGCGTTTCAGCCGCGAGGACGAAACGCTGGAGGTCGAAGTTCACGGCGACTACTTGAGCGATGACGGCGAAGTCGCGCGGCGCTGGGCGCTGGCCGGGCATGGCATCGCCTACAAGGCTTGGCTGGATGTGGCCGAAGACGTGCGCGCCGGACGCTTGCTGACGCTATTCGACGACTGGCACGGCGAGAGCGTGCCGTTCAATTTGCTCTGCCCGCATCGGGTGCAGGTGTCGGAGCGGGTCCGGGTGCTGCAGGCGTTTTTGCAGGCGCGTTGCGCGTTACTCAGCCGATAA
- a CDS encoding MFS transporter, producing the protein MSQSAAATQTIDDGKNAVYKRITLRLIPFIFICYLFNYLDRVNVGFAKLQMLDALKFSETVYGLGAGIFFIGYVLCGVPSNLALTRFGPRRWIALMMITWGMLSTCLLFVTTPTQFYTLRLFTGATEAGFFPGVVLYLSQWFPTFRRGRIMALFMSAIPVSGLLGSPFSGWILNHFAAGQGGLAGWQWMFLLQGIPTVILGVLAYFLLSDSFANAKWLTAHERAVLEADQAEDLANKPKTTSDSLIAVFKNPAIWAFGLIYFCIQSGVYAINFWLPSIIKNLGFSDNLVIGWLSAIPYLLAAVFMLLVGRSADLRKERRWHLVVPMLMGAIGLVIAVNFAANPAIAILGLTIATMGALTGLPMFWPVPTAMLSAGAAAGGLALINSMGQMAGFLSPYLVGWVKDSTGSTDAALYLLAAVIVGGSLLALRMTRTLRA; encoded by the coding sequence ATGTCGCAGAGCGCCGCAGCTACCCAGACCATCGATGACGGTAAAAACGCCGTCTACAAACGCATCACCCTGCGTTTGATCCCCTTCATCTTCATCTGCTACCTGTTCAACTACCTCGACCGGGTCAACGTTGGCTTTGCCAAACTGCAGATGCTCGACGCATTGAAGTTCAGCGAAACCGTGTACGGCCTCGGTGCCGGTATCTTCTTCATCGGCTACGTGCTGTGCGGCGTACCGAGCAACCTGGCCCTGACCCGATTCGGCCCGCGACGCTGGATCGCGCTGATGATGATCACCTGGGGCATGTTGTCGACCTGCCTGTTGTTCGTTACCACCCCGACCCAGTTCTACACCTTGCGCCTGTTCACCGGTGCAACTGAAGCCGGGTTCTTCCCGGGCGTGGTGCTGTATCTCTCGCAGTGGTTCCCGACGTTCCGCCGTGGGCGGATCATGGCGCTGTTCATGTCGGCGATCCCGGTCTCGGGCCTGCTCGGCAGTCCGTTCTCCGGCTGGATTCTCAATCACTTCGCCGCCGGGCAAGGCGGACTGGCCGGCTGGCAATGGATGTTCCTGCTGCAAGGCATCCCGACAGTGATCCTCGGCGTGCTGGCGTACTTCCTGCTCAGCGACAGCTTCGCCAACGCCAAATGGCTGACCGCGCATGAACGCGCCGTGCTCGAAGCGGATCAGGCCGAAGACCTGGCGAACAAACCGAAAACCACTTCCGATTCACTGATCGCAGTGTTCAAGAACCCGGCGATCTGGGCCTTTGGCCTGATCTACTTCTGCATCCAGAGCGGCGTGTACGCGATCAACTTCTGGCTGCCATCGATCATCAAGAACCTCGGCTTCAGCGACAACCTGGTGATCGGCTGGTTGAGTGCGATTCCGTACCTGCTGGCGGCGGTGTTCATGCTGCTGGTCGGACGTTCGGCGGACTTGCGCAAAGAGCGCCGCTGGCACTTGGTGGTACCGATGCTGATGGGCGCCATCGGCCTGGTGATTGCGGTGAACTTCGCTGCCAACCCGGCCATCGCCATTCTCGGTCTGACGATTGCGACCATGGGCGCGCTGACCGGCCTGCCGATGTTCTGGCCAGTACCCACCGCCATGCTGAGCGCGGGCGCGGCAGCCGGTGGCCTGGCGTTGATCAACTCGATGGGGCAGATGGCCGGCTTCCTCAGCCCGTACCTGGTCGGTTGGGTCAAGGACAGCACCGGTTCGACCGATGCGGCGTTGTACCTGCTGGCAGCCGTGATCGTCGGCGGCAGCTTGCTGGCGTTGCGCATGACGCGCACATTGCGCGCGTAA
- a CDS encoding sugar diacid recognition domain-containing protein: protein MFELDHDLAQDIVDRAMAILPYNVNVMDSQGLILGSGEPERINTRHEGAQLVLANGRVVEIDAQTAVHLKGVQPGINLPLLLDQRLIGVLGITGEPEQLRTYAELVRMTAEMLVGQRNQQAEQQWRRQRCDDLLALLLSEAGDSPRLVDEAQQLGLKPQLTRVPYLFELGLEHGPGQTVEALSAWLTSRYPDSWCVSSAKSSLLWCRPASQTVEHDRLLEKLDGLGWNILRIAVGGQADGLAGLRRCYRRVGDLLAYGRDVLPHSRLLTLNRYRLPVMLWRHRNDDALDELLKPLRKVIAKDGNGQLLATLRSWCEHDGQSQACADALGIHRNSLRYRMERIAEISGVDPLRLDGMLALYLGVQLLPQADPS from the coding sequence ATGTTCGAACTCGATCACGACCTCGCTCAGGATATCGTCGACCGGGCCATGGCCATTTTGCCCTACAACGTCAACGTCATGGACAGCCAGGGGCTGATCCTCGGCAGCGGCGAGCCGGAGCGCATCAACACCCGTCACGAAGGCGCGCAACTGGTGCTGGCCAACGGGCGCGTGGTGGAGATCGATGCGCAAACGGCGGTGCATCTGAAAGGTGTGCAGCCGGGGATCAACCTGCCGCTGTTGCTCGACCAGCGCCTGATCGGCGTGCTCGGCATTACCGGTGAGCCGGAGCAACTGCGCACCTACGCCGAACTGGTGCGCATGACCGCGGAAATGCTCGTCGGCCAGCGCAATCAGCAGGCCGAGCAGCAATGGCGGCGCCAGCGTTGCGATGACCTGTTGGCCTTGCTGTTGAGCGAAGCCGGGGATTCGCCGCGCCTGGTCGATGAGGCGCAGCAGCTGGGGCTCAAGCCGCAATTGACGCGGGTGCCGTATCTGTTCGAACTGGGCCTGGAACATGGCCCGGGGCAGACCGTCGAGGCGTTGAGCGCCTGGCTGACCTCGCGTTACCCGGACAGCTGGTGCGTGAGTTCGGCCAAGTCGTCGTTGCTGTGGTGCCGCCCGGCGAGTCAGACCGTCGAGCATGATCGCTTGCTGGAAAAGCTCGATGGCCTCGGCTGGAACATTCTGCGCATCGCCGTGGGCGGACAGGCTGACGGGCTGGCCGGATTGCGCCGGTGCTATCGGCGGGTCGGCGATCTGCTCGCCTATGGCCGGGACGTGTTGCCGCACTCGCGATTACTGACGCTCAATCGCTATCGCTTGCCAGTGATGCTCTGGCGCCATCGCAATGATGATGCGCTGGACGAGTTGCTCAAACCGCTGCGCAAAGTCATCGCCAAGGACGGTAACGGCCAGTTACTCGCGACCCTGCGCAGTTGGTGTGAACACGATGGACAAAGCCAGGCGTGTGCCGATGCGTTGGGCATTCACCGCAACAGCCTGCGTTACCGGATGGAGCGGATTGCCGAAATCAGCGGGGTGGATCCGCTGCGGCTGGACGGGATGCTGGCGTTGTACCTTGGGGTGCAGTTGTTGCCACAGGCTGATCCGAGCTGA